Proteins encoded in a region of the Streptomyces sp. PCS3-D2 genome:
- a CDS encoding GatB/YqeY domain-containing protein, whose translation MTTLKAKLQEDLTTAIKARDELHSSTLRLTLAAITKEEVAGKEARALSDEEVLKVIAKEAKKRREAADAFAQGGRPEQAARESAEGEFLDTYLPKQLSDEELAGIVAEAVEEARSAGAEGPRAMGAVMKIVTPKVAGLAEGGRVAAAVKKALA comes from the coding sequence ATGACCACGCTCAAGGCCAAGCTCCAGGAAGACCTCACCACCGCCATCAAGGCGCGCGACGAGCTGCACTCGTCCACGCTGCGCCTGACCCTTGCCGCCATCACCAAGGAGGAGGTCGCGGGCAAGGAGGCCCGTGCGCTCTCCGACGAGGAGGTCCTCAAGGTGATCGCCAAGGAGGCGAAGAAGCGCCGCGAGGCCGCGGACGCCTTCGCGCAGGGTGGTCGTCCCGAGCAGGCCGCGCGCGAGAGCGCGGAGGGTGAGTTCCTGGACACCTACCTGCCCAAGCAGCTCTCCGACGAGGAGCTCGCCGGGATCGTGGCGGAGGCCGTGGAGGAGGCTCGCTCGGCGGGCGCCGAGGGCCCGCGGGCCATGGGCGCCGTCATGAAGATCGTGACCCCGAAGGTGGCCGGACTGGCGGAGGGCGGGCGGGTCGCCGCCGCCGTGAAGAAGGCGCTCGCGTAG
- a CDS encoding metallophosphoesterase, which produces MRARYGVPLKAAAGIAAVGAAGVAYAAGFEARSFRLRRVTVPVLPPGTRPLRVLQVSDIHMVGGQRKKRAWLQSLAGLRPDFVVNTGDNLSDTEGVPEVLDALGPLMSFPGVYVFGSNDYYGPRLRNPGRYLIEKVQGRHGLNGNKPVVGAVHNPWEEMRDAFDAAGWLNLTNTRARMKLDGLELAFTGLDDPHIKRDRYESVAGGPETDADFSLAVVHAPYLRVLESFTADRYPLILAGHTHGGQLCVPFYGALVTNCDLDTKRVKGLSTHEAAGHRSYLHVSAGCGTNRFTPVRFACPPEATLLTLTPKV; this is translated from the coding sequence ATGCGTGCGCGTTACGGAGTACCACTGAAGGCGGCTGCCGGTATCGCTGCGGTGGGGGCCGCGGGTGTGGCCTACGCCGCCGGTTTCGAGGCGCGGTCCTTCCGACTGCGCCGGGTCACGGTGCCGGTGCTGCCGCCGGGGACGCGCCCGCTGCGCGTACTCCAGGTCTCGGACATCCACATGGTCGGCGGGCAGCGCAAGAAGCGCGCCTGGCTGCAGTCGCTGGCGGGCCTGCGCCCCGACTTCGTCGTGAACACCGGCGACAACCTCTCCGACACGGAAGGCGTCCCCGAGGTCTTGGACGCCCTGGGCCCGTTGATGTCCTTCCCCGGCGTGTACGTCTTCGGTTCCAACGACTACTACGGACCGCGGCTGCGCAACCCCGGGCGCTACCTCATCGAGAAGGTCCAGGGCCGGCACGGCCTGAACGGCAACAAGCCGGTCGTCGGTGCCGTGCACAACCCGTGGGAGGAGATGCGGGACGCCTTCGACGCGGCGGGCTGGCTGAACCTCACCAACACCCGGGCCCGGATGAAGCTCGACGGGCTGGAGCTCGCCTTCACCGGTCTCGACGACCCGCACATCAAGCGGGACCGCTACGAGAGCGTCGCCGGCGGACCCGAGACGGACGCGGACTTCTCGCTGGCCGTGGTGCACGCCCCGTACCTGAGGGTCCTCGAATCCTTCACCGCTGACCGGTACCCGCTGATCCTCGCCGGCCACACGCACGGCGGGCAGCTGTGCGTCCCCTTCTACGGGGCCCTGGTGACCAACTGCGACCTGGACACGAAGCGGGTGAAGGGGCTCTCCACCCACGAGGCGGCGGGCCACCGCTCCTACCTGCACGTCTCGGCCGGCTGCGGCACCAACCGCTTCACCCCGGTCCGTTTCGCCTGCCCGCCGGAGGCGACGCTCCTGACGCTGACACCGAAGGTCTAG
- a CDS encoding radical SAM protein, which produces MNVLLDEILVPAAQFSRAPRYLSVALTNACELRCAYCYAPKHAAALDRERVLAWAIELDAAGCLGVGFGGGEPTAYRRFAQLCSDIAQSTSMAVTFTTHGHRLTPELIESLRGAVHFVRLSVDGVGATYERLRGRPFAAVVQAAALLGSLAPFGINAVINADTVDELDDLAEFADKVGASELLLLPEQPTAATPGISDAHAQHLVEWAASAKNGVRLAISRTGLEAALPTTAAVPGEHPLDAHMHVDAAGVLRPHAYAPTGLPVGSSIMEAVQALREAR; this is translated from the coding sequence GTGAACGTACTGCTCGACGAGATCCTCGTTCCCGCTGCTCAATTCTCCCGGGCTCCCCGGTACCTGTCCGTCGCGCTGACTAACGCCTGCGAACTCCGCTGCGCCTACTGCTATGCACCCAAGCACGCCGCCGCTCTCGACAGGGAGCGTGTGCTGGCCTGGGCGATCGAACTGGATGCTGCCGGGTGCCTCGGTGTCGGCTTCGGAGGAGGAGAACCGACCGCGTACAGAAGGTTCGCCCAGCTGTGTTCGGACATAGCCCAGTCCACGTCTATGGCGGTGACCTTCACGACTCATGGGCACCGGCTCACACCCGAACTCATCGAATCCCTGCGCGGGGCAGTGCACTTCGTCCGCCTGTCAGTCGACGGGGTCGGAGCCACCTACGAACGGCTCCGCGGCCGACCGTTCGCGGCCGTGGTCCAGGCGGCCGCGTTGCTCGGCTCCCTTGCCCCGTTCGGCATCAACGCCGTCATCAATGCCGACACGGTCGACGAACTCGATGACCTCGCCGAGTTCGCCGACAAGGTAGGCGCGTCGGAACTCCTCCTTCTGCCGGAGCAGCCGACCGCGGCAACTCCCGGCATCAGCGACGCCCACGCTCAGCACCTCGTCGAATGGGCCGCGAGCGCCAAGAACGGGGTTCGGCTCGCGATCTCCCGAACCGGCCTCGAAGCTGCGCTGCCCACGACGGCGGCCGTCCCAGGCGAGCACCCCCTCGACGCGCACATGCACGTCGACGCGGCCGGCGTCCTGCGCCCTCACGCCTACGCGCCCACGGGATTGCCAGTCGGAAGTTCCATCATGGAGGCCGTGCAGGCCTTGAGGGAGGCACGATGA
- a CDS encoding DUF6375 family protein — MRIWNGYGSEHSMDLVLIGRFQTVTGAKAAEERMEALKALAENAWSDDDWQSPGERMPRELGEALAEMKAYDMGRYDVDVFAFDHTVTRTGETVRIWTDESDVQGFLKALLHYGAKVEIFSRHEWDEGAITRSDASTRSDSGSD, encoded by the coding sequence ATGAGGATCTGGAACGGCTACGGCTCGGAGCACTCGATGGACCTGGTCTTGATCGGCCGATTTCAGACGGTCACCGGTGCCAAGGCAGCAGAGGAGCGAATGGAGGCTCTGAAGGCTCTTGCCGAAAACGCGTGGTCCGATGACGACTGGCAGAGCCCAGGCGAGCGCATGCCTCGCGAACTCGGCGAAGCACTTGCCGAAATGAAGGCGTACGACATGGGGAGGTACGACGTCGACGTCTTCGCCTTTGACCACACTGTCACCCGCACCGGAGAGACGGTCCGGATCTGGACGGACGAGTCCGACGTCCAGGGATTCCTGAAGGCGCTTCTCCACTACGGTGCGAAAGTCGAGATCTTCTCCCGTCACGAATGGGATGAGGGCGCGATCACTCGGTCGGATGCAAGCACTCGGAGCGACAGTGGATCTGACTGA
- a CDS encoding NACHT domain-containing NTPase, giving the protein MDLTELERLPGAADRNFEALTRAIVSRRYGALGTMRERRNQPGVEFYLHVDHAGALGDPGRVWGWSCKWFILNNRNELSADQRKQIEDSLSKAIEHVVGLTDFVLCLPERPAKKDETWINALGQQAVRVKLWSTENYDEQLAGHDELRSTFFGELALTADVLAQAHKRSVAPIEARWTPRLHTSHHVEHRIDRALLRPSSFGWLQERTDDIAARIQALRGAIDGLDTTFRQNAVEIADDLDRFVDDLREVLDAGRSLRPWEVRERLAGQRPPATSPRTLRRLVLKLRQRRLPEALLVTGLGAEIRDIVQWLHDTRADTEAPLLAVIAAAGQGKTHLAAQMTSPSDQPTAGVFIQGGNLRAGWTLHDLARRIPGLKVDYFEDLLEALNSAGHRAGCRIPLIIDGLNEAERPSEWKPLLAGLTPALGAYPHVAVIVTLREALADQALPKDTVHLELEWQRAEVQDILRVYFRHYLISPADAWLPMEEFRNPLFVRMYCEAANHDRRVPVGVEALPQSLIGVFELYRKGVVERLAQDPARIPVPADQIQRRLTSLARHMWTHNVRRLPFDEARTILDADQPNWDESLLRRLVEEGVIFREEIRGSDDTECGFVFDRLAGYLIADAVLVRIPPADVSEQLAKTALWQSLLGDQAHPLGEDIVISLISLLPRRFTRHHLWRVAPDEHRSLVLAQELTTESEFLDDETVDALATALVTAHPSKRKGLPAFSRLWEIRRSAPHRLNAAFLDRVLRQLPLPERDLRWTEWARGQAPGRLTADLERAIVRWSGNSNRAETDDLDALAIAWLLTSTDTSLRDLATKALQRYGRPEPKRLFDLAARMLDIDDPYVVERVVAAAFGAVSAHQMPDPGGPLEGALRDWLVQLRRFLDGGTTPTSHEQLRGHVRATYELAGALHPAAVPDEVDAFAPRFAAVAPAEVMEDDDPNAGECARTFGMDFENYIIGAAINGRNNYDFAHPDYRRARAEVMARVWELGWREKEFGSVDQSIAANAERPYSSKRRVERYGKKYGWIAYHEMVGRLVDVGRAPAPFGDAERLMPDIDPTFPDRPPVAPMPLPLWAPVEPTDDRTWLASGTVDVPDQLWSPEEIHGVKGGWLLVEGYLDHRHDGRTVFGFFRTLLLKPENVEPAQQLASEHEYPGNHFFPPLPMVRNVLAAEMPWSPRFELPLDDDASGVFPYRALRRDWQDDGIGLDQIAVEFAPDSNSEIGLGRSFDVPSFEFAAKFGLRQLPGTVDLVGLDGQRASAVLRADKPWRGHLLFLRRDLVEAFAGDRRIMQVAWGEREVAADWSSVPSWISAVHRSYAHVWRHIRMLGAGQRSAGN; this is encoded by the coding sequence GTGGATCTGACTGAGCTGGAACGTCTGCCCGGCGCCGCCGACCGGAACTTCGAAGCGCTCACACGGGCCATCGTCTCCCGCCGCTATGGCGCGCTGGGCACGATGCGGGAACGCCGCAACCAGCCCGGCGTCGAGTTCTACCTGCACGTCGACCACGCCGGTGCTCTCGGCGACCCCGGCCGCGTCTGGGGTTGGTCGTGCAAGTGGTTCATCCTCAACAACAGGAATGAGCTCAGCGCAGACCAGCGCAAGCAGATCGAGGACTCGCTCTCTAAGGCTATCGAGCACGTCGTAGGGCTGACCGACTTTGTGCTCTGCCTTCCAGAGCGGCCCGCCAAGAAGGACGAGACGTGGATCAACGCACTCGGTCAGCAGGCGGTCCGCGTCAAACTCTGGTCCACCGAGAACTACGACGAACAACTCGCGGGACACGACGAGCTCCGCTCCACCTTCTTCGGTGAACTCGCCCTCACCGCAGACGTACTGGCGCAAGCCCACAAGCGATCTGTTGCACCCATCGAGGCTCGGTGGACGCCACGGCTGCACACCTCCCACCACGTGGAGCATCGCATCGACCGGGCCTTGCTGCGCCCGTCGTCCTTCGGGTGGCTGCAGGAGCGCACTGACGACATCGCAGCCCGGATCCAGGCACTACGCGGAGCCATCGACGGCCTCGACACCACCTTCCGCCAAAACGCCGTAGAGATTGCCGACGACCTGGACCGATTCGTCGACGACCTGCGGGAGGTCCTTGACGCTGGAAGGAGTCTCCGGCCCTGGGAGGTCCGCGAGCGCCTCGCCGGACAGCGACCGCCCGCAACCTCTCCACGAACGCTGCGACGCCTAGTCCTCAAACTGAGGCAGCGTCGCCTACCCGAGGCGCTGCTGGTTACCGGTCTCGGCGCGGAGATCCGCGACATCGTCCAGTGGCTGCACGACACACGGGCGGACACCGAAGCCCCGCTACTCGCCGTCATCGCCGCCGCAGGACAGGGCAAGACGCACCTTGCCGCGCAGATGACCTCACCAAGCGACCAGCCCACGGCAGGAGTCTTCATCCAGGGAGGGAACCTGCGCGCCGGCTGGACCCTCCACGACCTCGCGCGAAGGATCCCCGGACTCAAGGTCGACTACTTCGAGGACCTGCTGGAAGCTCTCAACTCAGCCGGTCACCGCGCCGGCTGCCGGATTCCGTTGATCATCGACGGCCTCAACGAGGCCGAACGGCCCTCGGAGTGGAAGCCACTCCTCGCCGGACTGACACCTGCCCTGGGCGCCTACCCCCACGTGGCGGTGATCGTCACCCTCCGCGAGGCGCTCGCCGACCAGGCCCTCCCGAAGGACACGGTGCACCTGGAGCTGGAGTGGCAGCGCGCGGAAGTCCAAGACATCCTCCGCGTCTACTTCCGTCACTACCTGATCAGCCCGGCTGACGCCTGGCTACCGATGGAAGAGTTCCGCAACCCGCTCTTCGTCCGCATGTACTGCGAGGCCGCAAACCACGACCGCCGAGTGCCGGTGGGCGTGGAGGCGCTGCCTCAGTCTCTCATCGGTGTCTTCGAGTTGTACCGCAAGGGCGTGGTCGAGCGACTGGCCCAGGATCCGGCTCGCATCCCGGTGCCGGCCGACCAGATCCAGCGCCGCCTCACGTCTCTGGCGAGACACATGTGGACACACAACGTCCGTCGGCTTCCGTTCGACGAAGCGCGAACAATCCTCGACGCTGACCAGCCGAACTGGGACGAAAGCCTGCTCCGGCGCCTCGTAGAGGAGGGAGTGATCTTCCGCGAGGAGATCAGGGGTTCAGACGACACTGAGTGCGGATTCGTCTTTGACCGCCTCGCTGGATACTTGATCGCCGACGCGGTTCTGGTGCGCATTCCCCCCGCGGACGTCAGCGAGCAACTCGCGAAGACAGCTCTTTGGCAGTCCCTCCTGGGCGACCAAGCGCACCCCCTTGGCGAGGACATCGTCATCAGTCTCATCTCACTGCTGCCACGCCGTTTCACCCGGCACCACCTGTGGCGCGTCGCCCCAGATGAGCACCGTTCGTTGGTGCTCGCCCAGGAACTCACCACCGAGTCGGAATTCCTCGACGACGAGACCGTCGACGCGCTCGCAACCGCGCTCGTTACCGCGCATCCCAGCAAGCGGAAGGGCCTACCAGCCTTCAGCCGTCTGTGGGAGATCCGCAGGTCTGCCCCACACCGCCTGAATGCCGCATTCCTCGACCGCGTCCTACGCCAGCTGCCCCTTCCGGAACGTGACCTGCGCTGGACCGAATGGGCTCGAGGCCAGGCTCCAGGCCGGCTGACGGCAGACCTGGAACGAGCAATCGTTAGGTGGTCCGGAAACAGCAATCGCGCCGAGACCGACGATCTGGACGCACTGGCCATCGCCTGGCTACTGACTTCCACGGACACGAGCTTGCGGGACCTGGCGACGAAAGCCCTGCAGCGCTACGGCCGGCCAGAACCCAAACGACTGTTCGACCTCGCCGCCCGGATGCTCGATATCGATGACCCCTACGTCGTCGAACGGGTGGTCGCCGCAGCGTTCGGCGCCGTCAGCGCCCACCAGATGCCAGATCCCGGTGGACCGCTCGAAGGCGCGCTGCGAGACTGGCTAGTGCAACTGCGCCGCTTCCTCGACGGCGGGACCACACCTACCTCCCATGAGCAACTGCGCGGCCACGTACGGGCCACCTATGAACTCGCCGGCGCTCTCCACCCTGCCGCCGTCCCGGACGAGGTCGACGCCTTCGCGCCTAGGTTCGCTGCCGTGGCGCCCGCTGAGGTGATGGAGGACGACGACCCCAACGCCGGAGAGTGCGCCCGCACCTTCGGCATGGACTTCGAGAACTACATCATCGGGGCCGCCATCAACGGCAGGAACAACTACGACTTCGCCCACCCGGACTACCGCAGGGCCCGCGCCGAGGTCATGGCCCGGGTCTGGGAACTGGGCTGGCGCGAGAAAGAATTCGGCAGCGTTGACCAGTCCATCGCTGCGAACGCCGAGCGGCCTTACAGCTCCAAGAGGAGGGTGGAGCGGTACGGCAAGAAGTATGGCTGGATCGCCTACCACGAAATGGTTGGCCGCCTCGTGGATGTCGGCCGCGCACCGGCCCCCTTCGGCGACGCAGAACGCTTGATGCCCGACATCGACCCGACCTTCCCCGACAGGCCCCCGGTGGCGCCCATGCCTCTTCCCTTGTGGGCCCCCGTGGAACCGACCGACGACCGGACTTGGCTTGCCTCGGGGACGGTGGATGTCCCAGACCAGCTGTGGTCACCCGAGGAGATCCACGGAGTGAAGGGCGGCTGGCTCCTAGTTGAGGGGTACTTGGACCACCGTCACGACGGGCGGACTGTGTTCGGGTTCTTCCGGACCCTCCTGCTGAAGCCGGAAAATGTGGAACCCGCCCAACAGCTCGCCAGCGAGCACGAGTATCCGGGAAACCACTTCTTCCCTCCCCTGCCGATGGTCCGCAACGTGCTGGCCGCTGAGATGCCGTGGAGCCCCCGGTTCGAGCTGCCCCTCGACGACGACGCCTCAGGCGTCTTCCCGTACCGAGCGCTGCGTCGCGACTGGCAGGACGACGGCATCGGGCTCGACCAGATCGCTGTGGAGTTCGCCCCTGACAGCAATTCGGAAATCGGACTCGGCAGAAGCTTTGACGTGCCGTCGTTCGAGTTCGCTGCCAAGTTCGGTCTGCGCCAACTGCCTGGCACGGTCGACCTCGTAGGCCTGGATGGCCAGCGCGCCTCCGCAGTCCTCCGCGCGGACAAGCCCTGGCGCGGCCACCTGCTCTTCCTGCGCCGTGACCTTGTCGAGGCCTTCGCTGGTGATCGCCGGATCATGCAGGTGGCGTGGGGCGAGCGCGAGGTGGCCGCCGACTGGAGCTCTGTTCCTTCCTGGATTAGCGCGGTGCACCGCAGCTACGCGCATGTATGGCGCCACATCCGAATGCTTGGGGCAGGTCAGCGCAGTGCGGGGAACTAA
- a CDS encoding LacI family DNA-binding transcriptional regulator has product MGYGERRVGYWRGRYKIEDGKYGTVADPSGTVIKFATKREAKQAADEEEAKVRRGSWRDPSLGQETFGEYASRWYDDQDLAASTMQNYRRHIEEHLLPVFEDKALAAILRRDVDAWEKSEKATYAASSVKTWRSTLHLIFEDAIDEGLITANPAARRRGRGKRAGRSRDRGPEKVITDALGILLTAERAALLSGRDDEFVAVVHKGYTGMRWGEIVGLETEFVRRGSVRVEWQLYELDTGEFVRCPPKDDSYRTIDTPDGLSALVADHIARTKPQPCSCHGRTYVYRGLGTARTGGHHGAKLVDVARHAGVSTGTVSNVLNHPDRVREETRVRVELAVAELGFIRNGPAPGDPAAHWRRNGFATWLFRPAADGWYPRKAPQEARPVPIVGEPWPGIPVRGRNAQGRADTCWLPIAKGLTPHGLRHAHRTVMEDLGTEKVLMDERMGHLDGSVSARYAHVTPGMRQRLMLGLTEQWVASLDARRAMSPRSPVAALDRLLVAVP; this is encoded by the coding sequence GTGGGGTACGGCGAAAGGCGCGTCGGCTACTGGCGGGGCCGCTACAAGATCGAGGACGGTAAGTACGGCACGGTTGCCGACCCGAGCGGCACTGTGATCAAGTTCGCCACCAAGCGGGAGGCGAAGCAGGCAGCTGACGAGGAAGAGGCCAAGGTCCGGCGTGGCAGCTGGCGCGACCCGTCGCTCGGACAGGAGACGTTCGGCGAGTACGCCAGCCGCTGGTACGACGACCAGGATCTGGCCGCCTCCACCATGCAGAACTACCGCCGCCACATCGAGGAGCACCTGCTCCCCGTCTTCGAGGACAAGGCACTCGCCGCAATCCTGCGCAGGGACGTAGACGCCTGGGAGAAGAGCGAGAAGGCCACGTACGCCGCCTCCAGCGTCAAGACCTGGCGCTCGACCCTCCACCTGATCTTCGAGGACGCGATCGACGAGGGCCTGATCACGGCCAACCCGGCGGCCAGGCGCCGCGGCCGAGGTAAGCGCGCCGGCCGCTCGCGGGACCGAGGACCGGAGAAGGTCATCACCGATGCCCTCGGCATCTTGCTGACCGCTGAGCGGGCTGCCCTGCTCTCCGGCCGTGACGACGAGTTCGTCGCCGTGGTGCACAAGGGGTACACCGGCATGCGCTGGGGCGAGATCGTCGGACTGGAGACGGAGTTCGTCCGCCGCGGCTCCGTGCGCGTCGAGTGGCAGTTGTACGAGCTGGACACCGGCGAGTTCGTGCGCTGCCCACCGAAGGACGACAGCTACCGGACCATCGACACGCCGGACGGGCTGTCCGCCCTGGTCGCCGACCACATCGCCCGCACGAAGCCGCAGCCCTGCTCTTGCCACGGCAGGACCTACGTCTACCGCGGGCTCGGCACCGCCCGCACAGGCGGCCACCACGGTGCGAAGCTCGTCGACGTCGCTCGTCACGCCGGGGTCTCCACGGGCACGGTTTCGAACGTCCTCAACCACCCGGACCGAGTCCGTGAGGAGACCCGCGTCCGCGTCGAACTCGCCGTTGCCGAGCTTGGGTTCATTCGCAACGGGCCGGCCCCCGGCGACCCGGCCGCCCACTGGCGCCGCAACGGCTTCGCCACCTGGCTCTTCCGACCGGCTGCCGACGGTTGGTACCCGAGGAAGGCTCCGCAGGAGGCCCGCCCGGTTCCGATCGTCGGCGAACCCTGGCCCGGCATCCCCGTCCGAGGCCGCAACGCCCAGGGCCGCGCCGACACCTGCTGGCTGCCCATAGCCAAGGGACTCACTCCCCACGGCCTGCGCCACGCCCACCGGACCGTGATGGAGGACCTCGGCACCGAGAAGGTCCTCATGGACGAGCGCATGGGCCACCTCGACGGCTCGGTCTCCGCCCGCTACGCCCACGTCACCCCGGGCATGCGCCAGCGCCTCATGCTCGGCCTCACCGAGCAGTGGGTGGCGTCCCTCGATGCCCGTCGAGCGATGAGCCCGAGGTCGCCGGTCGCTGCTCTCGACCGCCTGCTGGTGGCCGTGCCCTGA